A genomic stretch from Bordetella sp. N includes:
- a CDS encoding phosphatidate cytidylyltransferase, whose amino-acid sequence MNAWFSDFLPAAQLPLYYAFGGVLVLLIIASVVSITLKRTRPARNYTELRQRVRTWWWIAAIFGLALCLHPKGAIILMALVSFLAFKEYLSLLATRRADHVVLLWAYVAIPLQYWWVWQNWYGMFIIFIPVYLFLFLPMRMVMVGDTRGFLQSAGTLHWGMMTTVFSLSHIAFLVNLPDLHGPRPLTGGMYVFYLLLLTQLNDVAQYIWGKCIGRHKVIPKVSPNKTVEGLIGGVLTTTLLAWLLAPWFTPFSQLEAVLVGLLIGVAGFIGDVVMSAVKRDIGVKDASSMLPGHGGILDRLDSLTYTAPLFFHVLYFLHY is encoded by the coding sequence ATGAACGCCTGGTTCTCCGACTTTCTCCCGGCTGCCCAGTTACCCCTTTACTACGCTTTCGGCGGGGTACTGGTGCTGCTGATCATCGCCAGCGTGGTCTCGATCACCTTGAAGCGGACCCGGCCCGCCAGGAACTACACCGAGTTGCGCCAGCGCGTGCGCACCTGGTGGTGGATCGCCGCCATCTTCGGGCTGGCGCTGTGCCTGCATCCCAAGGGCGCCATCATCCTCATGGCCCTGGTCAGCTTCCTGGCGTTCAAGGAATACCTGTCGCTGCTGGCCACGCGCCGCGCCGACCACGTCGTGCTGCTGTGGGCCTATGTGGCCATTCCCCTGCAGTATTGGTGGGTCTGGCAGAACTGGTACGGCATGTTCATCATCTTCATCCCGGTCTACCTGTTCCTGTTCCTGCCCATGCGCATGGTGATGGTGGGGGATACGCGCGGCTTCCTGCAGTCGGCCGGCACCCTGCATTGGGGCATGATGACCACGGTGTTCAGCCTCAGTCATATCGCCTTCCTGGTCAACCTGCCGGATCTGCATGGCCCGCGTCCATTGACCGGCGGCATGTATGTGTTCTACCTGCTGCTGTTGACGCAGTTGAACGACGTGGCGCAATACATCTGGGGCAAGTGCATCGGCCGGCACAAGGTGATTCCCAAGGTCAGCCCCAACAAGACGGTGGAAGGCCTGATCGGCGGCGTGCTGACCACGACGTTGCTGGCCTGGCTGCTGGCCCCCTGGTTCACGCCTTTCTCGCAATTGGAAGCGGTGCTGGTGGGCCTGTTGATCGGCGTGGCGGGCTTCATCGGCGACGTGGTGATGTCGGCCGTCAAGCGCGACATCGGCGTCAAGGACGCGAGCAGCATGCTGCCCGGACACGGCGGCATCCTGGATCGTCTCGATTCGCTGACCTATACCGCCCCCTTGTTTTTCCACGTGCTGTACTTCCTGCACTATTGA
- a CDS encoding bifunctional alpha/beta hydrolase/class I SAM-dependent methyltransferase has product MTARVLTEHTFASHDGAALFYRHWAPVATTGEPGFAQAPSDTPPALSERPRAIVLFHRGHEHGGRMMHVADELNLPDHHVFAWDARGLGRSPGERGYAENFGVLVQDVDTFIRHISRDYGIAVEDIAVVAQSVGAVVVATWVHDYAPAIRCMVLASPAFDVKLYVPLARPGLALMQKVRGKFFVNSYVKARYLTHDPERITSYMADPLITRPIAVNILLGLYEAADRVVADAAAIHTPTQLLISGADWVVRHKPQFDFLERLSSPIKESQVFPGFFHDTLGEQDRHLPIAAARAFILRCEAAPPALRQAQPALLAADQEGPTRREFDALQLPPDSMAARAWWAVGRMGIQTGAMLSEGMRLGVDTGFDSGSTLDYVYRDKPAGRGPLAWLGSHADKAYLNSIGWRGIRVRKASLLTLINRAVDQLAAAGTPVRVVDIAAGHGRYVLEALAARKAQVQRILLRDYSPLNVEGGGRLIESLGLADIATFEQGDAFDQASLAALDPAPTLAVVSGLYELFPRNEGIRASLAGLASAMADGTVLLYTNQPWHPQLEMIARTLTSHRADMPWVMRRRSQAEMDALVAAAGFRKVEQLTDPWGIFTVSMAVRDGAA; this is encoded by the coding sequence ATGACCGCTCGCGTCCTAACCGAACATACTTTCGCCAGCCACGACGGCGCGGCCCTGTTCTATCGCCATTGGGCCCCCGTCGCGACCACCGGGGAACCGGGCTTCGCTCAGGCTCCGTCGGACACGCCACCCGCCTTGTCGGAGCGGCCACGCGCCATCGTGCTGTTCCACCGCGGCCATGAACATGGCGGCCGTATGATGCACGTGGCCGATGAACTGAATCTGCCGGATCACCATGTGTTCGCCTGGGACGCCCGCGGGCTGGGACGTTCGCCGGGCGAGCGCGGTTATGCGGAAAACTTCGGCGTGCTGGTGCAGGACGTCGACACGTTCATCCGCCACATCTCCCGCGATTACGGCATCGCGGTCGAGGACATCGCGGTGGTCGCGCAAAGCGTGGGCGCGGTGGTGGTGGCAACATGGGTACACGATTACGCGCCCGCGATCCGCTGCATGGTGCTGGCGTCACCCGCTTTCGACGTCAAGCTGTATGTGCCGCTGGCGCGCCCCGGCCTGGCCTTGATGCAGAAGGTGCGCGGCAAGTTCTTCGTCAATTCCTACGTCAAGGCGCGGTACCTGACGCACGATCCCGAGCGCATCACGTCCTATATGGCGGATCCGCTGATCACCCGGCCGATCGCGGTCAACATTTTGCTGGGCCTCTATGAGGCGGCGGACCGCGTCGTCGCCGACGCGGCGGCCATCCACACGCCGACGCAACTGCTGATCTCCGGCGCGGACTGGGTGGTGCGCCACAAGCCGCAATTCGATTTCCTGGAACGCCTGTCCTCGCCGATCAAGGAATCGCAGGTCTTCCCCGGCTTCTTCCATGACACGCTGGGCGAGCAGGACCGCCATCTGCCCATCGCCGCGGCGCGCGCCTTCATCCTGCGCTGCGAAGCCGCGCCGCCGGCCCTGCGCCAGGCCCAGCCCGCGCTGCTGGCGGCCGACCAGGAAGGGCCCACGCGGCGCGAGTTCGACGCCCTGCAACTGCCGCCGGACAGCATGGCCGCACGCGCATGGTGGGCCGTCGGCCGCATGGGTATCCAGACGGGGGCGATGCTGTCAGAAGGGATGCGCCTGGGCGTGGACACCGGCTTCGACTCGGGCTCCACCCTGGATTACGTCTACCGCGACAAACCGGCGGGACGCGGTCCGCTGGCATGGCTGGGCAGCCATGCCGACAAGGCCTATCTGAACAGCATCGGCTGGCGCGGCATCCGCGTGCGCAAGGCCAGCCTGCTGACCCTGATCAATCGCGCCGTGGACCAGCTGGCGGCGGCCGGCACGCCGGTACGCGTGGTGGACATCGCGGCGGGGCATGGCCGCTATGTCCTGGAAGCGTTGGCCGCGCGCAAGGCGCAGGTGCAGCGCATCCTGCTGCGCGACTACAGCCCCCTGAATGTCGAGGGGGGCGGCCGTTTGATCGAGTCCCTTGGCCTGGCGGATATCGCCACTTTCGAACAGGGCGATGCTTTCGACCAGGCCAGCTTGGCCGCCCTCGATCCGGCGCCGACACTGGCGGTGGTCTCGGGCCTGTACGAACTGTTTCCGCGCAACGAAGGTATCCGCGCCTCCCTGGCGGGTCTGGCCAGCGCGATGGCGGATGGCACCGTGCTGCTCTATACCAACCAGCCCTGGCATCCGCAGCTGGAGATGATCGCCCGTACCTTGACCAGCCATCGGGCCGACATGCCCTGGGTCATGCGCCGGCGCTCGCAGGCCGAGATGGATGCCTTGGTGGCGGCGGCGGGTTTCCGCAAGGTGGAACAGCTGACCGATCCCTGGGGCATCTTCACCGTATCCATGGCGGTGCGAGATGGCGCTGCCTGA
- a CDS encoding 1-acyl-sn-glycerol-3-phosphate acyltransferase translates to MTRWQRFLRMAFAALVARPVVRLWLGVNVRHQERLPLRGPAIVAANHNSHLDICTLLSLFPLARVPDVQPAAAADYFMKGGPLTWIARNLIGIVPVVRGGVRPAKTGNGSSSGNGASERRDPLEGCYKALEQGGILIIFPEGTRGEPDRMQALKSGIAHLARRFPDVPVVPLYMHGLGKAMPKGSFVPLPVFVDIFVGHALSWRDDGRDDKAVFMQTLSDCFASLRLKARPTRADAHDDVDQENA, encoded by the coding sequence ATGACGCGCTGGCAAAGATTCCTGCGCATGGCCTTCGCCGCCCTGGTGGCGCGTCCGGTGGTGCGCCTGTGGCTGGGCGTGAACGTGCGTCACCAGGAGCGCCTGCCTTTGCGCGGACCCGCCATCGTGGCCGCCAATCACAACAGCCACCTGGACATCTGCACCCTGCTGTCCCTGTTCCCGCTGGCGCGCGTGCCCGACGTGCAGCCGGCCGCGGCCGCGGATTACTTCATGAAAGGGGGCCCGCTGACCTGGATCGCGCGCAACCTGATCGGCATCGTGCCGGTGGTGCGTGGCGGCGTGCGGCCGGCCAAAACCGGCAATGGCAGCAGCAGCGGCAACGGCGCCAGCGAGCGGCGGGATCCGCTGGAAGGCTGCTACAAGGCCCTGGAGCAGGGCGGCATCCTGATCATCTTTCCCGAGGGCACGCGCGGCGAGCCCGACCGCATGCAGGCTTTGAAGTCCGGCATCGCCCATCTGGCGCGCCGGTTTCCCGATGTGCCGGTGGTGCCCTTGTACATGCACGGCCTGGGCAAGGCCATGCCCAAGGGCAGCTTCGTCCCCTTGCCGGTCTTTGTCGATATCTTCGTCGGCCACGCGCTGTCCTGGCGTGACGACGGGCGCGACGACAAGGCCGTCTTCATGCAGACGCTCAGCGACTGTTTCGCCAGCCTCAGGCTGAAAGCCCGTCCCACGCGCGCTGATGCGCATGACGACGTCGACCAGGAGAACGCATGA